The proteins below are encoded in one region of Vanessa tameamea isolate UH-Manoa-2023 chromosome Z, ilVanTame1 primary haplotype, whole genome shotgun sequence:
- the LOC113396035 gene encoding insulin-like growth factor 2 mRNA-binding protein 2: MSEQLKTVSAMNKLYIGNLPTEADEEAVRQLFAEHNLTVAEISVKRGGYAFVDFPDQSAADRAIDKLHGYSYCGLPLVVEPSVANKKIVNVPNLQSASAIQLKDTSNDSSNAGGGGWR; encoded by the exons ATGAGTGAACAATTGAAAACTGTTTCGGCGATGAACAAGCTATATATCGGTAATCTTCCAACCGAAGCTGATGAGGAAGCAGTACGGCAGTTGTTTGCGGAGCATAACTTGACGGTTGCCGAAATATCGGTCAAACGCGGAGGATACGCCTTCGTCGACTTCCCCGATCAGTCAGCAGCTGACCGAGCCATCGATAAACTACATG GTTACTCCTACTGCGGACTGCCTTTGGTTGTGGAGCCTTCGGTCGCgaacaaaaaaat CGTGAACGTGCCAAACTTACAAAGTGCGAGCGCTATCCAGTTGAAGGATACCAGCAATGACTCTTCAAATGCAGGAGGCGGGGGGTGGCGGTAA